The segment CACATAGGTTTCTTCTATAATATTCATTTTTCATGATGTGTTTACCAGTTTTGGTTCGACCTGGTACAGCAAAACATCTTCTTAAATGTACTCCGCAATTCTGGGCTTCGGAATGCAAAAATCATAGGGTCAATGATCGCATTGCACATTATGAGTGTCCCATTCACATGGAAAATGGACATATAGCAGGCACAGTAAGGGTTATGTGGGCAAAACCTTGCTAAGAGTATGTGAAGAACAAAGGGGGCCCAGCAACAAAGGAAAACTCCAAGGAAGATAGTCAGTGTAATGGCTCCTTTCATGTTAGTTCTCTGGTGGACTGTGCTGGTTGGCAGTGAGGCAATCTTTTTAGCATGAGATCGAGCCAGGAGGAACATATGGATGTAAAGACACAGTATAAAAAACATCATTAAAGGGAACAGGATGGTGAAGGGAATGACTGTTGCTGCTTCATAAGAGAAGAGGGCAATGGCAATGCTACTGCCAGCACAGAACGTCCAAATGATCGCCAAGATAGCTAAGGCCCTTCTTAGTGTCATAATATTATGGTATCGCAAAGCGTAGAAGATAGTAATGTATCTGTCTGCTGCAATAGCTAACAGGCTGAAAATCGACCCCAATAAGGACAGAATGAACATGGAATCCATGGCATCATCCAGCTTTTTCTCAAAGTCCCCACGACGTGTAAGGTACCCCATTTTGCATAAGATGATAAAGATATTCTCCAGAGTTTTGTACAAGCTACCTAACATGTCTGAAATCGCTAAACTGCAAATGAAGAAGTACATGG is part of the Cuculus canorus isolate bCucCan1 chromosome 2, bCucCan1.pri, whole genome shotgun sequence genome and harbors:
- the MC2R gene encoding adrenocorticotropic hormone receptor, encoding MSTERPSHLIKQLGQTSIPSLKNISDFSLNATDCTQVVVPEEVFFTVAAAGILENLLVLIAVVRNKNLHLPMYFFICSLAISDMLGSLYKTLENIFIILCKMGYLTRRGDFEKKLDDAMDSMFILSLLGSIFSLLAIAADRYITIFYALRYHNIMTLRRALAILAIIWTFCAGSSIAIALFSYEAATVIPFTILFPLMMFFILCLYIHMFLLARSHAKKIASLPTSTVHQRTNMKGAITLTIFLGVFLCCWAPFVLHILLARFCPHNPYCACYMSIFHVNGTLIMCNAIIDPMIFAFRSPELRSTFKKMFCCTRSNQNW